One genomic window of Deinococcus metalli includes the following:
- a CDS encoding cation diffusion facilitator family transporter: MTEADPGWRLGQALILTGTFLLVEVIAGMLSGSLALLADAGHVLTDGVVLMLALQAGGPEVRDRRRTPGHQRAVILGAAVIAGVLSTAALGVVAEAYWRLQSPVPVQTTVMLALAVLGLGINVISARLAATGREGNPATHAAYLELRGDVLGPVAVIGGALLIRFTGELWLDPLLGALVGIWVVPRVWALLAASMTGAVNAAFQQVDLNAFRRELAALPGVTEVQALHVWSATRGVHSVTVHLVGAEVNRDLVVKVHEIAAVHGMPYVIMRIEPAGLHAGDGDGLARQ; encoded by the coding sequence GTGACTGAGGCAGATCCCGGATGGCGGCTCGGCCAGGCGCTGATCCTGACCGGGACGTTCCTGCTCGTCGAGGTCATCGCCGGCATGCTGTCCGGCAGTCTCGCCCTGCTCGCCGACGCCGGTCATGTGCTGACGGACGGTGTGGTGTTGATGCTGGCGCTCCAGGCTGGAGGCCCTGAAGTGCGTGATCGCCGGCGTACGCCCGGCCACCAGCGCGCCGTAATTCTGGGGGCAGCTGTGATCGCGGGCGTGCTGTCCACCGCTGCCCTGGGTGTGGTGGCGGAGGCGTACTGGCGGCTGCAGTCACCCGTGCCCGTGCAGACCACGGTCATGCTCGCCCTGGCAGTGCTTGGCCTGGGCATCAACGTGATCAGCGCGCGCCTGGCAGCCACGGGACGCGAGGGGAACCCGGCCACGCATGCCGCGTACCTGGAGCTCCGGGGTGACGTGCTGGGGCCTGTGGCGGTGATCGGCGGCGCGCTCCTGATTCGCTTTACCGGTGAGCTCTGGCTCGACCCGCTCCTGGGGGCGCTGGTGGGGATCTGGGTGGTGCCGCGCGTCTGGGCGCTTCTGGCCGCGAGCATGACTGGCGCAGTGAATGCCGCGTTTCAACAGGTGGATCTGAATGCCTTTCGTCGCGAGCTGGCCGCGCTGCCTGGCGTCACCGAAGTGCAGGCGCTGCATGTGTGGAGCGCCACCCGCGGCGTTCACAGCGTGACTGTGCATCTGGTGGGTGCGGAGGTGAATCGCGACCTGGTTGTGAAGGTGCACGAGATCGCAGCGGTTCACGGCATGCCGTACGTCATCATGCGGATCGAGCCTGCTGGACTGCACGCTGGGGACGGTGACGGGTTGGCGCGGCAGTGA